The Candidatus Thermoplasmatota archaeon DNA segment TTTGGTCTATGAAAGCCAAGTTTAGTGCAAATCTCCTTTACGGCATTCCCTTCACTTGATAAACGAAGAATCCTTGCTCTATCCTTGATAAAACTCTTACTGTTTTTGAGATTCTGCCAGATAAACTCCTTCTCTCCCTCTGTTAGATCTCTAACTCTTAGCTTAGGCTTTCTACCAGCATTTATTTTTCTCCTTTTATTTACAGGTTCTACAGGTCCCAAATATCTGCTTTTGTGTTTCACTTTCTTTCCCATTCTATAACTCATTCTTTCATAACGATACTTCCTGCCTTTTATTGTCTTAATTTCAATATATGACATAATAATAGTTAGGGTGCATAAGAATATAAACTTAATGGTAGTAAAATGCGTTTGTGCCACCTAACAAGCTAGGAATCAAAATTTAAGGTTTGGTCTATATTAATGCCAGAGCAATACAATTCTTGTGATAAGAATAGGAGTTGCCGGCATACCCCTATCATGTAAAGACCGAACCAACAGGGACGGCATCATTTATACAAAAAATCTCGGCTTGTCGGCCATGGAAATACAGTTTGCCAGAGGATTTATTTCAGAGGAGGAGGCAGAGGAATTAAAAGATGTGGCAAGCAAATGCGATATGGAATTGTTTGTTCACTCGCCCTACTACATAAATCTCACCGGAAATGAGAGAAACGTGGAGATGAGCAAGAATAAGATAAGGAAATCAGCTCATCTCGCTCAAATCATGGGCGCAAAAATCGTTACGCTTCATACAGGATTTTACGGCTCTCTATCAAAAAGGAAAGCCATGGAACGTTTTGTAAAAAACATACGCTCTCTACGGGATGAGTTAAAAAAAGGTGGCATAGAAGTGTCACTCGGCATTGAAACGATGGGCAAGAAAGAGGTTTTTGGCAGCCTGGACGAGGTCATAGAGGTTTGCAGGCGTGTCCGCGGCGTGTTGCCTGTTCTTGATATCGGGCACATACATGCAAGGGGTGATGGCTGTTTGAAGGATAAGAAGGACTTTCAGAAAGTATTCGATAGAGTCAGCGATTTGGAAATGGATCATTATTTGATTCATGTAACCGGGGTGAAATACAACAAAGATGGAGAGATGTATCACGTCCCCATAAGGAAGGGGGATATGCCGGTCATAGCATTTATGGGATGCATTATTGAAAATGACTACAATATCACTCTTATATCAGAATCACCCATACTGGAGCATGATGCAGTATACTCCCAAATACTGCTTGATAGGGCAATGGAAATGTCAAAATGAATAAGGAAAGGAATTTCGAAAAATCGGTTGATTACATAAACAGGATGATAGGGGGCATTCTCAAAAACGTGGATGAAAAAAAAGTAGATGATGCGATAGACCTTTTCATGAATGCAAAGAGAATTTTTGTTTATGGTACGGGGAGGAGCGGGCTGGTGGGGAAAGCGTTTGCCATACGGCTTGTCCATCTCGGCTTTCAGACATTCGTGATAGGGGAAACCATAACAGCCCCTGTTCAAAAAGATGACCTTGTGATGCTGATATCCGGCTCTGGAGAGACAATACCGGTGACCATGACCGCGGAGATTGCGAGGAGACTCGGAGCAAAAATAATATCGATTACAGCAAATCCTGATTCCCACATAGCCAGATTTGCCGATGTTTTGATATCCTTCTCGATAAAAGGCGATCCCAACCTTGCTCCCCTCGGTACCGTTTTCGAGGCAAGTTCATGGATATTTCTCGACGGGTTTGTTTCCGAGCTGATGGCAAGGAAGGGCGAAGATGAGAAAAAAATGAAAAAAAGGCATGCGACGCTGGAATAACTTTTTAAGTACCGGGATATTCAAATTTGATGAAAAAATACGATTACGAGGAATTGTTGAACCGGTCAATAGAATCCCTGCCGGAAAAGGTGACAACAAAGGAAAGGTTTCAGATGCCCCGTGGAATTGTCTTTCGCGAGGGGAATACCACCATTCTAAAAAATTTCCTCGAAATATCAGGCATTGTGAATAGAGATTCCCAGCACATTCTATCCTATTTGCTGAAGGAGCTTGGCACTGCAGGCGAGGCGGAGGGGGAGCGGGCAATATTTCAGGGAAAGATACCGGAAAGAAAGGTACAGGAAAGGTTGGAGGATTATGTGAACCGCTTTGTATTGTGCAGGGAGTGCGGCAGGCCGGATACTAAATTAATGAAAAAGAACAGGACGCTTCTGTTAAGGTGCGAAGCGTGCGGTGCCATCCACCCTGTGAAGGCAAGGAGGGTAAAGAGGGAATAGGCATGACAAGTGCCGACAAAAAATTTTTCATTCTCTTTGTTGTGGCGGCAATCTTCATTTCCTTCAGGTTGTATAATATAGAGAACCCATTTTCCACAAACGGGATTGATGAGGGAATACATCTCGTTCAGGCAAGGATGGTGGCTGACGGCTACAACCTTTACGGGGATCTGGGCGGAGACCAGGCGCCACTTGCCATACTGGTTTTTTCATTGTTCAGGGGAGATGTGATGTCCGCAAGATATCTCTCCTCCTTCCTTTTTCTGGCTGCTGCCTTGTCATCATTTTTAATCGCATCTCGTTTGAGGAACAAAAGAGCGGGCGTATTTGTGTTGCTGATGCTTTCCCTGGATTTCACACTCCTGAGAGAATCAAGGCTTGCATCCCTCGACCTGTTTTCAGCATCCCTCCTGTGCATTTCGGCACTTTTTTTTATCATGTATATTGACAGAGCGAGCCCGAGAAATATAGCACTTGCATCTCTTTTTCTTTCCCTTTCATGCATGGCAAAGATGATTGCAGCCCCGTTTGCCATCATGGTGAGCGTAATTTTCCTGTACCATACGGTTAAAAAAAAGAAATTTTTCCATCTTTCCTTATATGCGCTTTCCTTCATCCTGCCGTTTCTTTTTTCGGCGTTCATTTTCACCCCGCAGGAATTAATAGACGGGGTAATATTCAGGCAGACGGGCAGGGGCTTTGATTTGGGCACGAAGCTTTCGTTTTTACTGTTCATAGGTCCGAGTTTTATCTACATGCTTTCAATAAAAAGATGGGACTTAAAAAATAAAAAAATTGCTTTTCTTGTAGCATGGTTTTTGTCCATCTTTGTATTTCTGATGGTTCAGGGGAGGACGTTCCAGCATCATTTTGCATATGTTGTTTTTCCCGCTGCAATACTCACCGCCGTGGCTTTATCAGACCTGCCGGAGAGCAGCCTGAAAGGAAAAGGATTACTCGCAGCATTTGTTGCATTAAATGCCGTTCTTTTCTCATCCATGATTTTGGCTGCTCCTCACGATATGGCATATGACGTGGCAGATGAGATAAAAGAAATAACTCCTTCCGGCTCCGTTATAATATCCGGCAATCCCCTGGTGAATGTTCTGGCGGACAGGAATTGCCCGCCCAATCTGACCAATCTCGCATACTACCAGCATCTGCCGGCAGAATCCTCTGACATAATATACTGGCTCGAGCACGGGGATGCAAAGGCGGTGGTGCTTTACTGGTCCCTCTCGGGCATGGAAGAGGTGAGGGCATATCTCGAGGAAAGCGGGAATTATGTTATGTACAAAACAATCGAGGGCAGGGGACAGATCTTGTTTTACGGGCTGACTCCAAAATTCTCGGTGGATAAATACGTCATGTATGTAAGGACAGCTACTTGAACCAGGTCCACAGGTTGTTGGCAGCGAAATTCCATATGAAAACTATGACTATGGCAATAAATGCAGCCCACATATAGTAGTATCCGAAAAATTCTTTTAATAGCCCCATAATGCCAAGTTGCATTGGAAACGCTGGAGAACTGATAAGATTAAACTTCAGAAATCTCGTAAAAGCATTTTTCATTCCTTTTTTTCCTCTGTCGTGAAATGTCCATAAGTCATTTAATATAAAATTGGAAAGTATAGACAGTTCTATAGCAATGGAGGCCGAGAAAAGGTAAAACATCCCGAATCTCTCGGTTATAAGCCATAATAATCCCAGATTGACCAGCACACCGCTTCCCCCGACCAATCCAAATTTAACGAAACGCATTATTTCACCTGCCTCCCATGAAAGGCGGAGCAGATGTTTGGCATATTTGCTGTACTCCTCGAAGACAAGGGAACTGGTTCCTCTCTCCCTGTCCTTGAATGTTATGGGCACTTCTTCCACTTTTTTATAATTTCCTTTGATCAAAATCTCCAGCAGTATTTTGTAACCTATCGGATGCAACTCCACGCCCTCCAGGACTTCCCGCCTGAGTATAAAAAAACCGGAGAGGGGATCTTTGACTTCCCTGCTTTTGGGCAGCAAGAGATGTGCTACGGCCCTTGCCCCCTTGGAATAAAATTTCCTCTTGAAAGGCCAATTTTCTATTTCCCCACCAGGTATGTATCTGCTCCCGATAACAATGTCCGCCCCTTCCTGTATTTTATTCAATAGTTCAATAATTTTTTCCGGGGGATGTTGAAGGTCGGCATCCATGACCGTAAGGATTTCCCCGTTGCTGTTTTTAAAACCTTCCAGCACGGCGGTTGCAAGATCTCTCTCGTTTTTTCTTTTCACCACTTTGAGAAATCCGTATTTCTCTCTCAACTTTTCAGCCAGGTCTGCTGTGCCGTCAGGGCTGTCATCATCCACTATGACCAGTTCAAAATCTATGCCATGCATGGCGTTTCCCACCCTTTCAAGCAGGACGGGCAAATTCTCCAGTTCATTGTATGTCGGTACGACGATTGACAGTAAAGCCATCATCTCGCAATCTCTCATTCCTTAAATAATTAATGCTTTTTGGAAAACCGTATAAATAATTATATAAGGAGTAGTGCCATTTCTGTCACAATGAACATAGTCGAAATAAAAGACCTAACAAAAAATTACGGCGAGTTGAAGGCGGTTGACAATGTGAGCATCGAGGTAAAAAAGGGCGAAGTTTTTGCATTGCTTGGGCCAAACGGGGCTGGCAAGACAACGATTATAAAATCAATGATTGGCGCACTTTTCCCGACTGCCGGGGAAATAAAAATAAACGGTTTTGATGTGGTAAAAGACGGCAGTAAGGCGAGAAAGAATATAGGCTACCTGCCGGAGAACGTTTCGTTTTACGACAACCTTACAGCAATGCAAACCATGGAATTTTATGCTGAATTGCGAGGGGCAAGCAAAGAAGAATGCCTGGAGCTGCTAAAAAATGTGGGGCTTGAGGGGGAGGTGAACAAGAAAGTTGGAAATTACTCCAAGGGAATGGTGCAGAGGCTTGGGGTGGCTCAGGTGATGATTGGAAACCCTTCTTTACTAATACTCGATGAGCCCACTGGAGGGCTTGACCCAAAGGGTTCATGGCAGATTCGCCAGAAAATAAAGGATTTGAATGAAAACGGCACGACCATATTTATATCTTCACACATACTCAGCGAGGTTCAGGAAGTGAGCGACAGGGTGGCCATTCTGAATCATGGAAAGCTGATCGCAATAGACACGCTGGACAATCTGGGCAAAAAACTTGATTTGCAGCCCGTGCTGAAAATAGAATTGCAGCGCCCCTCCACTCAGATTCTCAGCAGGGTGAAACAGGTCAAGGGGGTGAAAGATGCGAGGTTATCCGAAAACGTAATAAACGTGACGTGCAACCCGAGGGCAAAATTAAACATCATAAATGCAATAGAAGGGGCAGGCGGAAAAATAATTGACTTTAAGACAGTGGAACCCTCATTAGAGGAAGTGTTCCTTAAATTCACGGGTGAGTAAAATGGATTGTAGGGCAGTCTACAGCATAGCAAGAAAGGAATTCATGGACAACTGGCGAAATAAATGGATAATGGCAGTTTCAGCCATATTTTTGATATTGACTCTGGTTATATCTTACTTTGGTTCCATGGGGGCTGAGGGAACTGGATGGAGGGACCTTGACGTGACCATAATGGGGATGATTATGCTGGTTACATTGCTGGTACCGATTATCGGGCTTATGCTGGGATACGCTACGATTGTTGGGGAAAAAGAAAGGGGCTCCCTGGAACTCCTTTTGTCTTACCCTGTCGGAAGGATTGAAGTACTGGCAGGCAAATTTCTCGGGCTGGGTGCGGTATTGTCAGTTGCAAATTTCGCAGGATTCGGAGTCGCTGGAGTGGTAATAGGGGTAAATGTCAGAGGCGTGCAGTGGGGTAATTACATTATGTTCATACTTGCATCCATACTTCTTGGCCTGGTTTTTATTTCCGTTTCAATGTTTTTCTCGTCTATTTTCAAGAAACGTTCTACTGCAATGGGCGCCGCCGTATTTCTGTGGTTTTTGTTCGAGATGATATGGAATATAATAATAGCAGGTATATTGACCGCGCAATACGGGGTTGGAAAAGTGGTAGATCCAAATTTTATGGCTCCCAACTGGTTTTATGTAGCTTCGTTAATAAATCCGGTGAAGGCGTACTCCGCACTGGTATCGCTAACCATCGAGTCAGTTAAAAATATTGCAGGAAACATACCGTCGTTTGTAAACATTCCATTTACCCTTACCATCCTGTTTTCGTGGATAATCGCGGCATTTGTTCTGACATATTACGTATTCAACAAAAAAGATTTGTAATTGTCCAATTACCTGAACAATTTCGCCACTTCTTTTGCCACGCTTGCCTTGCTGTACCGGCTTTCTATTGTATCGGTTGCGATTAGTCTGTCGCATCCCGCCCGCATAATACGTTCATCCGCATTTTTTACGAATAAGCCGTGGATACATGCTGCATATACCTCTTTTACTTCCTGTTGCTTCAGTATTTCCACCGCCTTTGCCATCGTTCCGCCAGTAGAAATAATATCATCCAGGATGAGCAG contains these protein-coding regions:
- a CDS encoding TIM barrel protein codes for the protein MIRIGVAGIPLSCKDRTNRDGIIYTKNLGLSAMEIQFARGFISEEEAEELKDVASKCDMELFVHSPYYINLTGNERNVEMSKNKIRKSAHLAQIMGAKIVTLHTGFYGSLSKRKAMERFVKNIRSLRDELKKGGIEVSLGIETMGKKEVFGSLDEVIEVCRRVRGVLPVLDIGHIHARGDGCLKDKKDFQKVFDRVSDLEMDHYLIHVTGVKYNKDGEMYHVPIRKGDMPVIAFMGCIIENDYNITLISESPILEHDAVYSQILLDRAMEMSK
- a CDS encoding ABC transporter permease, whose protein sequence is MDCRAVYSIARKEFMDNWRNKWIMAVSAIFLILTLVISYFGSMGAEGTGWRDLDVTIMGMIMLVTLLVPIIGLMLGYATIVGEKERGSLELLLSYPVGRIEVLAGKFLGLGAVLSVANFAGFGVAGVVIGVNVRGVQWGNYIMFILASILLGLVFISVSMFFSSIFKKRSTAMGAAVFLWFLFEMIWNIIIAGILTAQYGVGKVVDPNFMAPNWFYVASLINPVKAYSALVSLTIESVKNIAGNIPSFVNIPFTLTILFSWIIAAFVLTYYVFNKKDL
- a CDS encoding glycosyltransferase family 2 protein, which produces MRDCEMMALLSIVVPTYNELENLPVLLERVGNAMHGIDFELVIVDDDSPDGTADLAEKLREKYGFLKVVKRKNERDLATAVLEGFKNSNGEILTVMDADLQHPPEKIIELLNKIQEGADIVIGSRYIPGGEIENWPFKRKFYSKGARAVAHLLLPKSREVKDPLSGFFILRREVLEGVELHPIGYKILLEILIKGNYKKVEEVPITFKDRERGTSSLVFEEYSKYAKHLLRLSWEAGEIMRFVKFGLVGGSGVLVNLGLLWLITERFGMFYLFSASIAIELSILSNFILNDLWTFHDRGKKGMKNAFTRFLKFNLISSPAFPMQLGIMGLLKEFFGYYYMWAAFIAIVIVFIWNFAANNLWTWFK
- a CDS encoding translation initiation factor IF-2 subunit beta; translation: MKKYDYEELLNRSIESLPEKVTTKERFQMPRGIVFREGNTTILKNFLEISGIVNRDSQHILSYLLKELGTAGEAEGERAIFQGKIPERKVQERLEDYVNRFVLCRECGRPDTKLMKKNRTLLLRCEACGAIHPVKARRVKRE
- the hxlB gene encoding 6-phospho-3-hexuloisomerase; amino-acid sequence: MNKERNFEKSVDYINRMIGGILKNVDEKKVDDAIDLFMNAKRIFVYGTGRSGLVGKAFAIRLVHLGFQTFVIGETITAPVQKDDLVMLISGSGETIPVTMTAEIARRLGAKIISITANPDSHIARFADVLISFSIKGDPNLAPLGTVFEASSWIFLDGFVSELMARKGEDEKKMKKRHATLE
- a CDS encoding ABC transporter ATP-binding protein — encoded protein: MNIVEIKDLTKNYGELKAVDNVSIEVKKGEVFALLGPNGAGKTTIIKSMIGALFPTAGEIKINGFDVVKDGSKARKNIGYLPENVSFYDNLTAMQTMEFYAELRGASKEECLELLKNVGLEGEVNKKVGNYSKGMVQRLGVAQVMIGNPSLLILDEPTGGLDPKGSWQIRQKIKDLNENGTTIFISSHILSEVQEVSDRVAILNHGKLIAIDTLDNLGKKLDLQPVLKIELQRPSTQILSRVKQVKGVKDARLSENVINVTCNPRAKLNIINAIEGAGGKIIDFKTVEPSLEEVFLKFTGE
- a CDS encoding glycosyltransferase family 39 protein, whose protein sequence is MTSADKKFFILFVVAAIFISFRLYNIENPFSTNGIDEGIHLVQARMVADGYNLYGDLGGDQAPLAILVFSLFRGDVMSARYLSSFLFLAAALSSFLIASRLRNKRAGVFVLLMLSLDFTLLRESRLASLDLFSASLLCISALFFIMYIDRASPRNIALASLFLSLSCMAKMIAAPFAIMVSVIFLYHTVKKKKFFHLSLYALSFILPFLFSAFIFTPQELIDGVIFRQTGRGFDLGTKLSFLLFIGPSFIYMLSIKRWDLKNKKIAFLVAWFLSIFVFLMVQGRTFQHHFAYVVFPAAILTAVALSDLPESSLKGKGLLAAFVALNAVLFSSMILAAPHDMAYDVADEIKEITPSGSVIISGNPLVNVLADRNCPPNLTNLAYYQHLPAESSDIIYWLEHGDAKAVVLYWSLSGMEEVRAYLEESGNYVMYKTIEGRGQILFYGLTPKFSVDKYVMYVRTAT